Proteins encoded in a region of the Orcinus orca chromosome 8, mOrcOrc1.1, whole genome shotgun sequence genome:
- the LOC101274784 gene encoding olfactory receptor 51E2, protein MSACNFTHTTFVLIGIPGLEEAHFWIGFPLFSMYAVAVFGNCIVVFIVRMERSLHVPMYLFLCMLAAIDLALSTATMPKILALFWFDSREITFDACMTQMFFIHALSAIESTILLAMAFDRYIAICHPLRHAAVLNNRVTAQIGMVAVARGSLFFIPLPLLIKRLAFCQSNVLSHSYCVHQDVMKLAYADTLPNVVYGLTAILVVMGVDALFISLSYFLILRTVLQLPSRSERAKAFGTCVSHIGVVLAFYVPLIGLSVVHRFGNSLDPTVHVLMGDVYLLLPPVINPIIYGVKTKQIRTRVLAVFKISCDKDFPAVGGR, encoded by the coding sequence ATGAGTGCCTGCAACTTCACACATACCACCTTTGTGCTTATTGGTATCCCAGGACTAGAAGAAGCTCATTTCTGGATCGGCTTCCCCCTGTTTTCTATGTATGCCGTGGCAGTGTTTGGAAACTGCATCGTGGTCTTCATCGTAAGGATGGAGCGCAGCCTGCACGTTCCCATGTACCTCTTTCTCTGCATGCTGGCAGCCATCGACCTGGCCCTGTCCACAGCCACCATGCCCAAGATCCTAGCCCTCTTCTGGTTTGATTCCCGGGAGATTACCTTTGACGCCTGTATGACCCAGATGTTCTTTATTCACGCTCTCTCAGCCATTGAGTCCACCATCCTGCTGGCCATGGCTTTTGACCGTTATATAGCCATCTGCCACCCACTGCGCCATGCCGCAGTGCTCAACAATAGAGTGACAGCCCAGATTGGCATGGTGGCCGTGGCCCGTGGATCCCTCTTTTTCATCCCATTGCCTCTGCTCATCAAACGGCTAGCCTTCTGCCAATCCAACGTGCTCTCACATTCCTATTGTGTGCACCAGGATGTAATGAAGTTGGCCTATGCAGACACATTGCCCAATGTGGTCTATGGTCTTACCGCCATTCTGGTGGTCATGGGTGTGGATGCCCTGTTCATCTCTTTGTCCTATTTTCTGATTCTACGAACAGTTCTGCAGCTGCCTTCCAGGTCAGAACGGGCCAAGGCCTTTGGAACCTGTGTGTCACACATTGGTGTGGTACTGGCCTTCTATGTGCCTCTCATTGGCCTCTCAGTGGTGCACCGCTTTGGAAACAGCCTTGATCCCACTGTGCATGTTCTCATGGGTGATGTCTATCTACTTCTGCCTCCAGTGATCAATCCCATTATTTATGGTGTCAAGACCAAACAGATCAGAACGCGGGTGCTAGCTGTGTTTAAGATCAGCTGTGACAAGGACTTTCCGGCTGTGGGAGGCAGGTGA
- the LOC101275033 gene encoding LOW QUALITY PROTEIN: olfactory receptor 51I2-like (The sequence of the model RefSeq protein was modified relative to this genomic sequence to represent the inferred CDS: inserted 1 base in 1 codon; deleted 2 bases in 1 codon; substituted 1 base at 1 genomic stop codon) — protein MLPSRSFGNISFFQPPAFLMIGIPGLEVVHGWISIPFSSMYRAPALTGNCLILLAVRRTPKLHQPMYYFLSILLVTVVGLTLSTMPTTLAVFSFDHXLIGFNACLVQMFFLHSFSMVESSVLLAMSFDHFVAISNPLRYAAVLTNNVIIRMGLAIVACATLSLFPGPFLLKCLNFCPNKTLLSHSFCFHPDVMRRACADITINILYGFYVVLSPGGIDSLLIVLSYTLILPTVLGLASPRELXRALNTCVSHILAVFVFFIPGITMSMIHHFGRHMLPIVHAFVAYVYLLVPPVLNPIVYNVKSKPIREAMLRVLRGKYQG, from the exons ATGCTCCCTTCCCGGTCCTTTGGCAACATCTCCTTCTTCCAGCCACCTGCTTTCCTGATGATTGGCATTCCAGGGCTGGAGGTTGTTCATGGCTGGATCTCCATCCCCTTCTCCTCCATGTACAGAGCA CCAGCCCTCACTGGAAACTGCCTGATCCTCTTGGCTGTGAGGAGGACCCCCAAACTGCACCAGCCCATGTACTACTTCCTGTCCATACTGCTGGTCACCGTTGTGGGCCTCACCCTGTCCACAATGCCCACCACCCTGGCTGTGTTCTCGTTTGACCATTAGCTCATTGGCTTCAATGCCTGCTTGGTCCAAATGTTCTTCCTCCACTCTTTCTCCATGGTGGAGTCCTCAGTGCTCCTGGCCATGTCATTTGACCACTTTGTGGCCATCTCCAACCCCCTGCGCTATGCAGCTGTCCTCACAAACAATGTCATCATCAGGATGGGGCTGGCCATTGTGGCCTGTGCTACCCTGTCTCTCTTCCCAGGACCATTCCTACTTAAATGTCTGAACTTCTGCCCTAATAAGACCCTCTTATCCCATTCATTCTGTTTCCATCCTGATGTGATGAGAAGAGCCTGTGCTGACATTACCATAAATATCCTCTATGGGTTCTATGTGGTACTGTCCCCTGGGGGCATAGATTCCCTTCTCATTGTCCTATCCTACACTCTCATCCTGCCCACGGTCCTGGGGCTGGCCTCTCCCAGGGAGC ATCGGGCCCTCAACACCTGTGTCTCCCATATCCTGGCTGTCTTTGTCTTCTTTATTCCAGGTATCACCATGTCCATGATCCACCATTTTGGGAGGCACATGCTCCCCATTGTACATGCCTTTGTTGCCTATGTGTATCTGCTGGTGCCCCCTGTGCTCAACCCCATCGTCTACAATGTCAAGTCCAAGCCCATCAGGGAGGCCATGCTCAGGGTCCTGAGGGGGAAATACCAAGGCTGA
- the LOC101275291 gene encoding olfactory receptor 51E1, which translates to MVDPSGNESSATYFILIGLPGLEEAQFWLAFPLCSLYFIAVLGNLTIIYIVWTEHSLHEPMYIFLCMLSGLDVLISTSSMPKMMAIFWFNSTTIQFDACLLQMFAIHSLSGMESTVLLAMAFDRYVAICHPLRHATVLTLPRVTKIGMAAVVRGVALMAPLPFFIKHLPFCRSNILSHSYCLHQDVMKLACADIRVNIIYGLIVIISAIGLDSLLISLSYLLILKTVLGLTHEAQAKAFGTCVSHVCAVFIFYVPFIGLSMVHRFDKRHDSLLPVIMANTYLLVPPVLNPIVYGVKTKEIRQRILRLLHVTTHTSDP; encoded by the coding sequence ATGGTGGATCCCAGTGGCAACGAATCCAGTGCCACATATTTCATTCTAATAGGCCTGCCAGGATTGGAAGAAGCTCAGTTCTGGTTGGCCTTCCCATTGTGCTCCCTCTACTTTATCGCTGTGCTAGGTAACTTGACAATCATCTACATTGTGTGGACGGAGCATAGCCTACACGAACCCATGTATATCTTTCTTTGCATGCTTTCTGGCCTTGATGTCCTCATCTCCACCTCATCCATGCCCAAAATGATGGCCATCTTCTGGTTCAATTCCACTACCATACAGTTTGATGCTTGTCTGCTACAGATGTTTGCCATCCACTCCTTATCTGGCATGGAGTCCACGGTGCTGCTGGCCATGGCCTTTGACCGCTATGTGGCAATCTGCCACCCACTACGCCATGCCACTGTGCTAACATTGCCTCGTGTTACCAAGATTGGCATGGCTGCTGTGGTACGGGGTGTTGCACTTATGGCACCCCTGCCTTTCTTCATCAAACATCTGCCCTTCTGCCGCTCCAATATCCTTTCCCATTCCTACTGCCTACACCAAGATGTCATGAAGCTGGCCTGTGCTGACATCCGTGTCAATATCATCTATGGCCTCATTGTCATCATCTCTGCCATTGGCCTGGACTCACTTCTCATCTCCTTGTCGTATCTGCTTATCCTCAAGACTGTGTTGGGCTTGACACATGAAGCCCAGGCAAAGGCATTTGGTACTTGTGTCTCTCATGTGTGTGCTGTTTTCATATTCTATGTACCTTTCATTGGGTTGTCTATGGTGCACCGGTTTGACAAGCGGCATGACTCCCTCCTGCCTGTCATCATGGCCAACACCTATCTGCTTGTTCCTCCCGTGCTCAACCCTATTGTGTATGGAGTGAAGACAAAGGAGATCCGGCAACGTATCCTTCGTCTTTTGCATGTGACCACCCACACTTCGGATCCCTAG